One region of Aminobacterium colombiense DSM 12261 genomic DNA includes:
- a CDS encoding carbon-nitrogen family hydrolase, giving the protein MKLRVGVLQLDIALGDEKKNRENIERWMSQTYVPSDVPTAIVVPELWNTGYALERATELADTEGKRTAAFLGNLAKKYGVWFVGGSVLVSTEEGHTNRAQAINPQGELVAWYDKVHLFRLMDEDKYLLSGKKDCLFDLEGIKAGCVICYDIRFCEWLRTYALRGTEVLFVSAEWPSSRVDHWKTLLRARAIENQMYVVACNRCGTTGNTHFAGGSMVIGPKGEILFEGSEGEEAGFVTLNLKAVSEIRKFITVFNDRVPEIYDTQTK; this is encoded by the coding sequence ATGAAGCTTAGAGTAGGAGTACTGCAGCTTGACATCGCCCTCGGCGATGAGAAGAAAAACCGTGAGAATATCGAAAGATGGATGTCCCAGACCTACGTTCCTTCAGATGTGCCAACGGCCATCGTGGTTCCTGAACTCTGGAATACAGGGTACGCCTTGGAACGAGCCACTGAACTGGCAGATACTGAAGGGAAAAGAACTGCTGCCTTTCTCGGCAACCTGGCCAAGAAATATGGCGTTTGGTTTGTGGGCGGGTCAGTTCTTGTTTCCACTGAAGAGGGGCATACCAATCGGGCGCAGGCTATCAACCCTCAGGGGGAACTTGTGGCCTGGTATGACAAGGTCCACCTCTTCCGACTCATGGATGAGGATAAATACCTCCTCAGTGGCAAAAAAGACTGCCTTTTCGATCTGGAGGGGATAAAGGCCGGATGCGTCATCTGCTATGACATCCGCTTTTGCGAATGGCTCCGTACCTATGCATTGAGAGGAACGGAGGTTCTTTTCGTAAGTGCAGAATGGCCGAGCTCAAGGGTAGACCACTGGAAGACCCTTCTTCGCGCCAGAGCCATCGAGAATCAGATGTACGTGGTAGCATGCAACCGATGCGGAACTACGGGAAATACCCATTTTGCCGGAGGATCAATGGTCATCGGCCCTAAAGGGGAGATTCTCTTTGAAGGCAGTGAAGGGGAAGAGGCCGGGTTCGTCACCCTCAACCTGAAAGCGGTTTCAGAAATTCGGAAATTCATAACAGTTTTCAATGACAGGGTTCCTGAGATCTATGATACACAAACTAAATAG
- a CDS encoding alpha/beta hydrolase family protein, translating into MWKHIFLAVLVTGIAVVILMWNAGSLWALPRQIPLEDFFRNPEKVSFSLSPNGGYLAYMQPWQRRMNVYVQKIGSHDEPLRLTEATARNVAGYFWKGNDRIIYVQDAGGDENYHLFYVDITGKNKKELTPFPNVRVSIVDDLEDVENEMIIAMNRRDSRLFDVYRINVTTGEMGLVAENPGDIAGWLTDNEGKLRAAVRSDGVQTSLLYRKTEDEPFRTVITTNFKDSVSPLFFTFDNRYLYVASNLHRDKSAIYRYDPETGAFLDLVYEHPEVDVYRLLRSKKRQVITGVRFVTDKGHYAFFDEEREQLQATLEEKLPGYEVGIASMSRDENRMLVYAGSDRTLGSYYFYDRNTGDFEKLADLSPWLKEEEMAPMRSIAYTSRDGLAIHGYLTLPVGVEPKNLPVVVHPHGGPWARDVWGFSPEVQFLANRGYAVLEMNFRGSTGYGKSFWVAGFRQWGRNMQNDITDGVSWLIKEGIADAERVGIYGASYGGYAVLAGLAFTPDIYACGVDFVGPSNLFTLLETLPPYWELGRQMMYEQIGDPEKDKDLLRSVSPVFHADKIRAPLFVAQGANDPRVKKAESDQIVEALRKRNIDVEYMVKNNEGHGFANEENRFDFYRAMETFLSRHLGKPTK; encoded by the coding sequence ATGTGGAAGCATATATTTCTTGCTGTTCTTGTGACGGGAATTGCCGTTGTCATTTTGATGTGGAATGCTGGAAGCCTATGGGCTCTCCCCCGCCAAATTCCTCTTGAAGATTTCTTTAGAAATCCTGAAAAGGTTTCTTTTTCCCTTTCCCCCAATGGAGGATATTTAGCGTATATGCAACCGTGGCAACGGCGCATGAATGTCTATGTGCAAAAAATTGGATCTCATGATGAGCCTTTGCGCCTCACAGAAGCCACGGCCCGAAATGTAGCCGGGTACTTCTGGAAGGGAAATGATCGCATAATATATGTTCAGGACGCTGGCGGGGATGAAAATTATCACCTCTTTTACGTAGATATTACCGGCAAGAATAAAAAGGAACTTACGCCCTTTCCTAACGTGCGGGTTTCAATTGTCGATGATCTGGAAGATGTGGAGAACGAAATGATCATTGCCATGAATCGGCGGGATTCTCGTCTTTTCGATGTGTATCGAATCAATGTTACCACAGGGGAAATGGGCCTTGTTGCTGAAAACCCTGGGGATATTGCCGGATGGCTGACAGACAATGAGGGGAAGCTTCGGGCGGCAGTAAGAAGCGATGGCGTTCAGACAAGTCTTTTATACAGAAAAACTGAGGATGAACCTTTCCGCACAGTTATAACGACTAATTTTAAGGATTCGGTGAGCCCCCTCTTCTTTACCTTCGATAACCGCTATCTTTATGTAGCCTCTAACCTCCATCGGGACAAGAGCGCTATTTATCGTTATGATCCCGAAACAGGAGCCTTCCTTGATTTGGTTTACGAGCATCCAGAAGTTGATGTTTACAGGCTTCTTCGATCTAAAAAACGCCAGGTTATTACGGGAGTTCGCTTTGTCACAGATAAGGGGCATTACGCTTTTTTTGATGAAGAAAGAGAACAATTGCAAGCAACGCTTGAAGAGAAGCTTCCCGGGTATGAAGTTGGGATAGCGAGCATGAGTCGCGATGAAAATAGAATGCTTGTATATGCGGGCAGTGATCGAACCCTTGGCAGCTATTATTTTTATGATCGTAACACAGGGGATTTCGAAAAACTTGCTGATTTAAGCCCGTGGTTAAAAGAAGAAGAAATGGCGCCGATGAGGTCTATTGCGTACACATCCCGTGATGGGCTGGCCATTCACGGCTATCTTACCCTTCCTGTAGGAGTAGAGCCGAAAAATCTGCCAGTGGTTGTTCATCCCCATGGAGGTCCGTGGGCCCGGGATGTTTGGGGCTTCAGCCCTGAAGTTCAATTTCTTGCCAACAGAGGGTACGCGGTTCTGGAGATGAATTTCAGAGGATCCACAGGGTATGGCAAAAGTTTCTGGGTTGCTGGTTTTCGGCAATGGGGACGTAACATGCAAAATGACATTACCGATGGGGTGAGTTGGCTCATAAAAGAGGGTATAGCCGATGCAGAGAGAGTTGGTATTTACGGCGCTTCCTATGGCGGTTATGCTGTTTTAGCTGGACTGGCCTTTACACCAGATATCTACGCTTGTGGCGTTGACTTTGTAGGGCCATCAAACCTTTTTACTCTCCTCGAGACGTTGCCGCCATACTGGGAACTGGGGCGGCAAATGATGTATGAACAGATTGGCGATCCCGAAAAAGACAAGGATTTACTTCGCTCAGTTTCTCCTGTGTTTCACGCGGATAAAATACGGGCGCCTCTTTTTGTTGCCCAGGGAGCAAATGACCCGCGGGTCAAAAAGGCTGAGTCAGATCAGATTGTGGAAGCGTTGCGTAAGCGCAATATAGATGTAGAATATATGGTTAAAAATAACGAGGGACATGGTTTCGCAAATGAAGAGAACCGCTTCGATTTTTACCGGGCTATGGAAACTTTTTTAAGCAGGCACTTGGGAAAACCCACGAAGTGA
- a CDS encoding SDR family oxidoreductase — protein sequence MDLGIKNRVALIMASSSGLGKSIARRFLMEGATVMLASRNEEMLNRAVQELTDDTSVTPYYTVCDITKGEQIKNLVRSTTEKLGPISILVNNAGGPPAGTFDTFDDEAWQKAFELNLLSYVRTTREVLPFMKVQKWGRIVNSTSSSVKQVIENLILSNTLRLGVIGLTKTLSQELAPYNILINAIGPGRFDTQRIRQLDQALAVKRGVSADEISREAMNQIPLGRYGHPDEYARLAVFLCSEANSYITGQTILADGGMVKAVL from the coding sequence ATGGATCTAGGTATTAAGAACAGAGTTGCCCTCATTATGGCGTCAAGCAGCGGCCTGGGGAAGTCTATAGCTCGACGATTCCTTATGGAAGGCGCAACAGTCATGTTGGCCAGCCGCAACGAAGAAATGCTTAACCGCGCAGTTCAGGAACTTACCGATGACACTAGCGTAACTCCCTATTACACAGTATGTGACATAACCAAAGGAGAGCAGATTAAAAATCTGGTACGTTCAACGACAGAAAAGCTCGGTCCCATTTCTATTCTTGTAAATAACGCGGGGGGGCCTCCTGCAGGAACCTTTGACACCTTTGACGATGAAGCGTGGCAAAAAGCCTTCGAACTCAACCTTCTCAGCTACGTTAGAACCACCCGGGAGGTACTTCCTTTTATGAAGGTTCAAAAGTGGGGACGGATCGTGAATTCCACGTCTTCTTCCGTTAAGCAGGTAATAGAAAACCTTATTCTATCAAACACTCTGAGACTCGGTGTTATCGGCCTCACAAAAACTCTTTCCCAGGAGCTTGCCCCTTATAATATTCTGATCAACGCCATTGGGCCCGGGCGATTCGATACCCAGCGAATACGCCAGCTCGATCAGGCTTTAGCTGTCAAACGAGGGGTTTCCGCAGATGAAATAAGCCGTGAAGCCATGAATCAAATACCTCTCGGCCGATATGGCCACCCAGACGAATATGCCCGGCTTGCCGTTTTCCTTTGTTCAGAGGCAAACAGTTACATCACGGGGCAAACCATACTTGCCGACGGAGGAATGGTAAAAGCAGTTCTTTAA
- a CDS encoding TRAP transporter small permease, with translation MIPLRKIENIFSVLTGISLAVVFIVTFGQVIQRYVFQLPMPWATDVIRIFFVYSIFLGMGVGVFKKAHLNIDVLVQVFPSWAKPWFDLLSNVVVSIFLSFVLYFSIPFIKANADQVTPYLLFPMSYIYMIIPIAVSFMVLFLFLDTAKLLVTLFGRDKFTNSGSR, from the coding sequence GTGATCCCTTTGAGAAAAATTGAAAACATTTTTTCTGTCCTCACAGGAATTAGTCTCGCAGTGGTCTTCATTGTAACCTTTGGACAGGTAATCCAACGCTACGTCTTCCAGCTTCCCATGCCTTGGGCAACAGACGTGATTCGTATCTTCTTTGTCTATTCCATTTTCTTAGGCATGGGTGTAGGGGTTTTTAAGAAGGCCCACTTGAATATCGACGTCCTTGTACAGGTATTTCCTTCATGGGCCAAACCCTGGTTCGACCTTCTTTCAAATGTTGTAGTGTCCATCTTCCTGAGTTTTGTCCTCTACTTCAGCATCCCTTTCATTAAAGCAAATGCTGACCAGGTGACGCCATATCTTCTCTTTCCCATGAGTTATATTTATATGATCATTCCTATTGCCGTTTCCTTTATGGTTCTGTTTCTCTTTTTAGATACAGCAAAACTGCTTGTCACTCTTTTCGGAAGAGACAAATTTACTAATTCGGGGAGCAGGTGA
- a CDS encoding DctP family TRAP transporter solute-binding subunit: MKRRGFFLALVVMAAILWSGAVFANTVEFKFAHSGSLEHQYQIGAEHFKKVVEEKSGGELKVNIFPQAQLGGERDLAEGVRMGTIEMSSVAASNLAGFVPELQVFGVPFLFQTREQVYSVLDGTVGKDLADIMLAKGFKNLSIWEVGFRNITNNVRPVKTPEDMKGLKIRVQESKIWIEFMKRLGAIATPIPFGELYTALQQKVVDGQENPVATIYSMKFYEVQKYLSLTGHTYEPAIVIANPKWFNGLDPKHQAILVEAAAEAAAYQRATLAEMDKERFEIIKKAGVQVEENPDKEAFAKATEDLYKVLADVVPEALVQKIKDEAAKVK; the protein is encoded by the coding sequence ATGAAGAGAAGGGGATTTTTTTTGGCGCTAGTCGTAATGGCGGCGATACTCTGGTCAGGTGCGGTATTTGCAAACACAGTTGAATTCAAGTTCGCTCATTCGGGAAGCCTAGAGCACCAGTATCAGATTGGCGCAGAGCACTTCAAGAAGGTAGTTGAGGAAAAATCTGGAGGAGAACTGAAGGTAAACATCTTCCCCCAGGCCCAGCTTGGCGGGGAACGGGATCTTGCTGAGGGTGTCCGCATGGGGACAATCGAAATGAGTTCGGTAGCAGCCAGCAACCTGGCAGGGTTTGTTCCGGAGCTTCAGGTTTTCGGCGTTCCCTTCCTTTTTCAGACCCGTGAGCAGGTCTACTCAGTGCTCGACGGAACTGTTGGCAAAGACCTCGCCGACATCATGCTTGCAAAGGGGTTCAAGAACCTCTCCATCTGGGAAGTGGGCTTCCGGAATATAACGAACAACGTCCGCCCGGTGAAAACACCTGAAGATATGAAGGGGCTAAAAATCCGGGTGCAGGAATCAAAGATCTGGATCGAGTTCATGAAACGCCTTGGCGCAATTGCCACACCGATTCCCTTTGGCGAACTATACACCGCATTGCAGCAAAAAGTTGTGGACGGCCAGGAGAACCCTGTAGCTACAATCTATTCCATGAAATTCTACGAAGTCCAGAAATATCTTTCCCTGACCGGCCACACCTATGAGCCGGCCATTGTGATAGCAAATCCGAAATGGTTCAACGGTCTCGACCCGAAACATCAGGCAATATTGGTGGAAGCAGCGGCCGAAGCAGCAGCCTACCAACGGGCGACCCTCGCCGAGATGGATAAGGAACGTTTCGAGATCATAAAGAAGGCCGGAGTTCAGGTGGAGGAGAATCCTGATAAGGAAGCTTTCGCAAAAGCGACAGAAGATCTTTATAAAGTTCTCGCTGATGTGGTACCCGAAGCTCTTGTTCAAAAGATCAAGGACGAAGCAGCGAAGGTAAAATAA
- a CDS encoding aldo/keto reductase, with protein MQYRRMPGMTEELSILGFGCMRFPVTPEGNINEAEATEILCYAIDNGVNYVDTAWSYHNEMSEPFVGRALQNGYREKVNLATKLPSWLVEKHEDMDFYLNEQLRRLKTDTIDFYLVHSLNRQRWDNMVQHDVFSFLERAKADGRIRYGGFSFHGEYELFEEILNAWHWDFCQIQYNYLDENYQAGTRGLKEAASRGLGVVIMEPLRGGKLAVNVPDTIQGIWKEAREEMSPAAWGLRWVWNHPEVSVVLSGMNSINQVKENIVAAAKGIPGALSDHDLDVVARVKEEYKRRMKVDCTNCRYCMPCPQGVNIPECFNRYNMAFMFDDEKMAKDTYFVFVKDYERASLCVECGACEEVCPQNLPIRQQLKEVVSLFEKNKEEK; from the coding sequence ATGCAGTATAGACGTATGCCTGGAATGACAGAAGAACTTTCTATTCTCGGCTTTGGATGTATGCGATTTCCTGTAACACCAGAGGGGAATATTAATGAAGCAGAAGCCACCGAAATTCTGTGTTATGCCATTGACAACGGTGTGAACTATGTAGATACGGCCTGGTCTTACCATAACGAAATGAGCGAACCTTTTGTGGGAAGAGCGCTGCAGAATGGTTATAGAGAAAAGGTTAACCTTGCCACGAAGCTGCCATCGTGGCTCGTCGAAAAACATGAAGACATGGATTTTTATTTAAATGAGCAGCTGCGGCGTTTAAAGACAGATACCATTGATTTTTATCTGGTCCATTCCCTCAACAGACAGCGTTGGGACAATATGGTGCAACATGACGTCTTCTCTTTTCTTGAACGGGCGAAAGCAGACGGGCGCATTCGCTACGGAGGTTTTTCCTTCCATGGAGAGTATGAGCTTTTTGAAGAAATTCTCAATGCCTGGCATTGGGATTTTTGCCAGATCCAGTACAACTATCTTGATGAAAACTATCAGGCAGGGACCAGAGGATTAAAAGAAGCGGCATCCCGGGGCCTTGGCGTGGTTATTATGGAACCTTTAAGGGGTGGAAAGCTGGCCGTAAATGTGCCAGATACCATTCAGGGCATCTGGAAGGAAGCAAGGGAGGAAATGAGCCCTGCTGCCTGGGGATTGCGGTGGGTCTGGAACCATCCGGAGGTGTCGGTGGTCCTGAGTGGCATGAATTCTATAAACCAGGTGAAAGAAAATATCGTGGCAGCTGCGAAGGGTATCCCCGGTGCCTTGTCAGATCACGATCTTGATGTTGTGGCAAGGGTTAAGGAAGAGTATAAAAGGCGGATGAAGGTGGATTGCACGAACTGCCGTTACTGTATGCCCTGCCCTCAGGGAGTGAATATCCCAGAATGCTTCAACCGCTATAACATGGCCTTTATGTTTGATGATGAGAAGATGGCCAAAGATACCTATTTTGTGTTTGTAAAAGACTATGAAAGGGCGAGCCTATGTGTTGAGTGTGGAGCCTGCGAAGAGGTTTGCCCTCAGAATCTTCCCATCCGCCAGCAGTTAAAAGAGGTAGTGTCCCTTTTTGAAAAAAATAAGGAAGAGAAATAG
- a CDS encoding TRAP transporter large permease: protein MLWIAALFGIFLLGIPISFSLGITTLIGLAGAGLPMEVLVQRMFTGVDNFAFVAIPLFILAGNLMAVGGISKRITTFSEALVGHWPGGLGMVAIVASMIFAAVTGSAIAATAAIGALLISEMISKGYSKAYAASLVATAGSIGPIIPPSIPLVVYGVIVGSSIAKLFMGGIIPGILMGVFLMIANWMISKRRGYVGRETKSSAAELRKGLKDAILALLMPVIIIGGIVGGIFTPTESASIAVAYSLFLGTIVYRELSWKDITRAFIEAAVTTGIILTVLMTASLFIWFMTVKMIPQSITQSLLQVVTSKWGALMVMNIILLIAGTFIDTTSALTIFVPLFLPLVKTFGIDLIHFGVMVAVNLTIGMCTPPLGVCLFVSCEIAGTTLREMFKDLILMLVPLLILLLLITYVPGIVTWLPNFLGL from the coding sequence ATGCTTTGGATAGCTGCTCTTTTCGGAATTTTTCTCTTAGGGATACCTATCTCCTTTTCCTTAGGTATAACGACCCTCATAGGACTAGCAGGAGCGGGACTTCCCATGGAGGTTCTCGTTCAGAGAATGTTCACTGGGGTAGATAACTTTGCTTTTGTTGCTATTCCTCTTTTTATCCTTGCAGGAAATCTTATGGCTGTGGGAGGGATATCGAAACGTATTACCACTTTTTCGGAAGCACTTGTTGGGCACTGGCCAGGCGGCCTTGGAATGGTTGCCATTGTCGCATCTATGATATTCGCTGCCGTTACAGGCTCTGCCATCGCCGCCACAGCAGCCATAGGCGCTCTTTTAATCTCCGAAATGATCTCCAAGGGGTATTCTAAAGCATATGCAGCCTCACTGGTGGCAACCGCAGGATCCATTGGGCCTATCATTCCTCCCAGCATTCCCCTTGTGGTCTACGGGGTCATCGTTGGCAGCTCTATTGCGAAGCTGTTCATGGGAGGGATAATACCCGGAATCCTCATGGGGGTGTTCCTCATGATCGCAAACTGGATGATCAGTAAGCGACGTGGCTATGTTGGGCGGGAAACAAAATCAAGCGCTGCCGAACTCCGAAAAGGGCTTAAAGACGCTATTCTTGCCCTCCTCATGCCGGTTATCATCATCGGAGGAATCGTGGGAGGAATTTTCACTCCCACTGAATCGGCATCCATTGCAGTAGCATACTCCCTATTCCTCGGCACCATAGTCTACAGGGAGCTTTCATGGAAAGATATCACCAGGGCATTCATTGAAGCGGCTGTTACCACCGGCATCATCCTTACGGTCCTCATGACTGCAAGCCTTTTTATTTGGTTCATGACTGTAAAAATGATTCCTCAATCCATCACCCAGAGTCTTCTTCAGGTGGTTACTTCAAAATGGGGAGCCCTTATGGTAATGAACATCATCCTTCTCATCGCTGGAACTTTTATCGACACCACGAGCGCTCTCACCATCTTTGTACCCCTCTTCCTGCCTCTGGTGAAGACCTTCGGGATAGACCTTATCCATTTTGGCGTAATGGTGGCAGTGAACCTCACAATAGGCATGTGCACCCCCCCTCTGGGCGTGTGTCTTTTCGTATCTTGCGAAATTGCCGGAACGACTCTCCGGGAAATGTTCAAGGATCTCATCCTCATGCTCGTTCCGCTACTAATTTTGCTGCTCCTTATAACCTACGTCCCGGGAATTGTAACCTGGCTTCCAAATTTCCTCGGACTTTAG
- a CDS encoding GntR family transcriptional regulator, with product MEKKNLASQAYDRIKKGILSLEFPPGSLLQERALAEELGVSRTPVREAVHRLSQEGWITVNSRKNIEVRSVSPVEIREVFQARWLLERDALDLIFSGDLFRQTGRHMTNMLSFMKESQNNLHDFILADQSFHAIFFQILRNSRLQRFWNSVSEEMIWLGMLAMNEKRYEAVLGEHGRVVEALIARRKRDAKDALQDHLEITEDVLIKKIETITS from the coding sequence ATGGAGAAAAAAAATCTCGCTTCACAAGCCTATGATCGCATTAAAAAAGGGATTCTTTCTCTGGAATTCCCACCTGGATCCTTGCTTCAGGAAAGGGCCCTTGCTGAAGAGTTAGGAGTAAGCAGAACTCCTGTGAGAGAAGCCGTGCACCGCTTATCTCAGGAGGGATGGATTACTGTAAATTCCAGGAAAAATATTGAAGTTCGCTCTGTTTCTCCCGTGGAAATACGAGAGGTCTTTCAGGCCCGTTGGCTTCTAGAGCGGGATGCTCTTGATCTTATCTTTTCCGGTGATCTTTTTCGACAAACAGGACGGCATATGACCAATATGCTCTCATTCATGAAAGAGTCACAGAATAATTTGCACGACTTTATTCTGGCAGACCAATCCTTCCATGCCATTTTCTTTCAAATTTTAAGAAATTCCAGGCTCCAGAGGTTCTGGAACAGTGTTAGCGAGGAAATGATCTGGCTTGGCATGCTCGCCATGAACGAGAAAAGATACGAAGCTGTATTGGGAGAACATGGGCGAGTTGTAGAAGCCCTTATTGCAAGAAGAAAAAGAGACGCTAAAGATGCCCTTCAGGATCATCTTGAAATCACTGAAGATGTACTGATTAAAAAAATTGAGACCATTACTTCATGA
- a CDS encoding DUF2848 family protein: MLMDVSVLRENGVCEKKTLKWDACVAAGYTGRDQASVLAHVEELRKIGVPAPDKVPSMYWVEPERVSSSNTLWVVGDFTSGEVEVFLARTEEGELCVTVASDHTDRALETVSVAKAKQICSKIVGAAFWRMDEIRGHWDSIELRCWADGKLYQEGTLGKMLQPEKLFELAQEDSPCSSCRIALFSGTLPTLGEGLIYGEKYVLSLKDPLLNREIRHEYSVRILPDRN; the protein is encoded by the coding sequence ATGCTGATGGATGTGTCTGTATTAAGGGAAAACGGGGTATGCGAAAAAAAGACCCTGAAATGGGATGCCTGTGTCGCTGCGGGCTACACTGGGAGAGATCAAGCAAGTGTCCTTGCTCACGTTGAGGAACTTCGAAAGATAGGAGTGCCCGCACCTGATAAAGTTCCCTCAATGTACTGGGTGGAGCCAGAACGGGTTTCTTCGTCGAATACTCTGTGGGTGGTGGGAGATTTCACTTCCGGAGAAGTAGAAGTGTTCCTGGCGCGGACCGAAGAAGGAGAGCTCTGCGTCACAGTGGCAAGCGATCATACAGATAGGGCCCTTGAAACAGTATCGGTGGCAAAAGCCAAACAAATATGTTCGAAGATTGTGGGAGCCGCTTTCTGGCGGATGGACGAAATTCGTGGACACTGGGACAGCATTGAACTCCGGTGCTGGGCAGACGGAAAACTTTATCAGGAAGGAACCCTTGGGAAAATGCTACAGCCAGAAAAGCTCTTTGAACTGGCTCAAGAGGATTCACCATGCTCTTCCTGCAGGATTGCCCTCTTTAGCGGTACCCTTCCTACCCTCGGAGAGGGGCTTATTTATGGCGAAAAATACGTTCTCTCTCTTAAAGACCCCCTTCTGAACAGGGAGATTCGTCATGAATACTCTGTCCGTATTCTGCCTGACCGCAACTAA